CAGCGCTGGATCAGCGGGCGCGGGCCGATGCGTCGTCGGCGCCGTTGGTGTTCTTGTTCCTGGTCTGCGCCTTCGTCTGGCTGTTGGTGGCCTCGGTGGCGGGTCTGACCGCCTCGATCAAGCTGCATGCGCCGGACTGGCTCACGGCCCAGCCCTGGCTGACCTTTGGCCGCATCCGCACGATCCATCTGAATGCCGTGGCCTATGGCTGGGCGCCGATGGCGGGCTTGGGCATTGCGCTGTTCACCTTGCCGCGCCTGCTGAAGACCGAACTGGTCGGCACGCGTTATGCGGTCGTGGGCGCGGCGCTATGGAATGTCGGTCTGATCGCCGGTCTGGTGGCGATCGGCGCCGGCGACAGCGACGGTCAGGAATGGCTGGAGATTCCCTGGTCGATCGACCTGCTGTTCGTCGTCGGCGGTGCGTTGGTCGGGGTGCCGCTGGTGCTGACGCTGCTGCAGCGCCGGGTGGCGCATCTCTATGTGTCGGTCTGGTACATGGGCTGCGCGCTGTTCTGGTTTCCGGTGCTGTTCGTGGTGGGCAACCTGCCGGGGCTGCATCGGGGTGTGGAGCAGGCCGCGACCAACTGGTGGTTCGGCCACAACGTGCTGGGTCTGTTCTACACGCCGCTGGCCTTGGGCGCGGTCTACTACTTCCTGCCCAAGGTCATCGGGCGCCCGGTGCAGAGCTACAACCTGTCGCTGCTGGGCTTCTGGGGACTGGCCTTCTTTTACGGCCAGGTGGGCGGTCATCACCTCATCGGCGGGCCGGTGCCGGGATGGCTCGTCACGCTGTCCATCGTGCAGAGCGTGATGATGGTGGTGCCGGTGGCGGCGTTCACGATCAACCAGTTCCAGACGCTCAAGGGGCACCTGGGCGCGCTGGTTCACTCGCCCACGCTGCGGTTCATCGGCTTCGGCGGGTTGATGTACACCGCGAGCTCGGTTCAGGGCAGCCTTGAGGCGCTGCGGAGCGTGAACGCGGTGACCCACTTCACCCATTTCACCGTCGCGCATGCCCACCTGGGCCTGTACGGGTTCGTGACGATGGTGTTCTTCGGCGCCATCTACTTCATCACGCCGCGCATCACCGGGCGCGAGTGGCCCTCGCAGCGGCTGATCGTGGCGCACTTCTGGCTGTCGGCCGTCGGGCTGGGCCTCTATTTCGTGTCGTTGACGATCGGCGGATGGCTGCAGGGGCGGGCGATGCTGGACGCCAGCCGGCCCTTCATGGACTCGGTGCTGCTCACGCTGCCGTATCTCAAGGCGCGCTCCGTGGGGGGCGCGTTGATGGGGCTGGGCCATCTGGTCTTTGCCGTTCACTTCGCGATGCTGCTGGCCGGACGACGCCAGGTTCACAGCCGGCCCACGCTGCTCCAGACGTCCTGAGGATCCTTCCATGCAGAACGAAACCCGACTCCTGGCCGGCGGCATGGTGATGCTGAGCATCGCCACCAGTCTGCTGGTCGTCCTGCCCTACATGACGGTGGGTCAGGTGCCCGCGCCGACAGCACTCAAGCCCTACACGGCGGCCGAGCTAAGGGGCCGGCAGGTCTACATCGCCAATGGTTGCGTGTCCTGCCACTCCCAGCAGCCGCGCGCCAGAAGTCTGGCGCCCGATGCTGCGCGCGGCTGGGGCCGGGCCAGCGTGGCGGCCGACTATGCCTATGACACGCCGCACCTGCTGGGCACGATGCGGACCGGTCCGGACCTCTTCAACATCGGCGCGCGGCAATCGAGCGAGGCCTGGCATCTGGGCCATCTGTACCAGCCGCGTGCGTATGTGCCGGGCAGCGTCATGCCGAGCTATCCCTTCCTGTTCCAGCTCAAGGACCAACTGCGCCCGGGAGACCACGAGGTCCCACTGCCGCCGGGCCAGGCACCGGCGGGCAAGCACGTGGTGGCCAGCGGCGAGGCGCTGGATCTCGTGGCCTACCTCAAGTCGCTCGATCACACCTATCCGGCGGCGGACACCGTGTCCGCCGCTGCCGCCCGTTGAACTTCAGGATGCCGACATGACCCCCGAACCTCCGATCTCCGACCCGCAACGGCGCGAGCATCCTGATCCGCATGAGGGGACGACGCCCGTGCCCAAGGCGCTTCTGATGGCGGTGGCGCTGTTGGTGGCGTTTTGCATCGCCTACATCGCCGCCTCCGACATTGAGACGCCGGCCGCCTGGGGCGATGGCCGACACGCGGCGGATCTGGGCGGCGTCTCCGCGACCATTGCCGGTACGGTCGATGGGGCGGCGGTGTTCGCGTCGCGCTGTGCGGCCTGCCATCAGGCTCAGGGTCAGGGCTTGCCCGGCGTCTTTCCACCGCTGGCGGGCAGCGAGTGGGTGAAGGGCAAAGACAGCACGACTGCGGCCATCGTGCTTCATGGCGTGACCGGGCCCTTGTCTGTGATGGGCCAGACCTACAACGGCGCCATGCCGGCGTTCGGGGAGCTGTTGAGCGATGCGGAAATTGCAGCGGTGCTGACCCATGTGCGCACGCACTGGGGCAATCAGGCGGCGGCCGTGACCGCCGAGACCGTGGCCCTTGCCCGCGCGGCGCATCGGGGGCGGACGGCACCGTTTGGCAGTCAGGACCTGCCACCGCTTGAGTAATCGATGGACCGCGATCGACAACGATCCCGCAAGCGCCTCTGGCCGACGTGGCTGGCGTGCGCGCTGGTCGCTGGCGCTTTCGCATTCGCGATCGGCCATTTGACCGTTGGGCTGCAGCACTGGACCTTCGAAGCACTGCGTCGCGATCAGGCGGCTCGTGGCGGGATGCGGTGGCCGGCCATGGATCTGCTCGATGCGGCGGGCCGCCCGATGCAGCTTCCAGCGCACGGCACGGGGCAGGTGTGGCTGGTGGACTTCATCTACACCGATTGCGCGGCGGTGTGCCAGTCGCTCGGTGCGGCGTTCTATCAGGCACAGCAGCAGATCGTGAGCGAAGGGGCGGGCGTGCGGCTGTTGTCGGTGTCCATCGACCCGGTGCGGGACACACCCGCGGCGCTGTCCGCCTACGCGCGCCGACACGGTGCCGATGCGCGGATCTGGACGCTCGCTGCGCCGGTCTCGGTCGATGAAGGGCGTCGCAGCCGCCGGTCGCTGGGCGTCGTGGCGGTGGCGGATGGGTTCGGTGGCTTTGCTCACAACGGGGCCATTCACGTGGTGGACCGGCATGGGCGGGTGGTCGGCATCTACGACACCGCCGACTGGATGCGCGCCCTGGCGCAGGCAAGGGCCCTGGAGGGAGATCGGTGATGAGGCGGGCTGGGTTTCTGGCGCTGCTGGCGTTGCTGGCGCTGCCTGCAGTGCGTGGCGCCCTGGAGACGCGCATGAGCCTGCACATGGCGGTGGAGCTGCCGTGGCTCTTCATCGTCGGCTGGATGATCGGCAGCCTGAAGACGCCGGCTTTCGATCGGCTCGAACGCGTGGATGCGGCAGGGCTACTCGGTGCCACGGTGGCGTCCTGCGTGTTGGCGCTGTGGATGGTGCCAGCCGCGCTGGACCTGGCCGTGCTGGAGCCGGGCGTGGCGGTGGGGAAATGCGCGATGTGGGTCGGTGCAGGGTGGGTGCTGCGCCGCTCGCGCCAGCGGATGCCGCCTGTCGTCGCCGCTTTCTTCCTGGTGAACGCGGCCTGGATGATGGCGACGGCGGGCTTGCTGTACCTAGAGGCCGAGCAGGCGCTCTGTGTCAACTACCGGGTGGATGACCAGCAGGTGACGGGCCTGGCGTTGATCGCCTGGAGCCTGGTGCTGGGCGGGGTGGGGCTGGCCGCCTTAGGCCCGTTGCTGCGCACGCCGGATGACCCGCTCCGGATCGATGCCGAGGCATGAACGCCTCTCGGCGAGGGCATCCGATCAACGGGTGGCCGCCTCGATGAAGGTGGCCAGGTCCTTGTCGAAGCGTGCGGGATCTTCGGCAAACGGGGCATGGCCCGCTTCCGGGTAGAGACGCAGGACGCCTTGAGGCGCCAGTGCTGCGGCGCGTGCAAAGGAGGCTTCGGGTCGTACCAGCGCGTCGTGAGCCCCGTAGACATGCAGGATCGGCTTTCGCAGGGCGCGCAGGCCCTTGTCGGCCTCGACGTTCATGCCATGCACCGCGTTCTGCATGACGTTGGATGCCATCGCCGCGGCGGCGATCATGCGCTGAAAGGTGTCCGCGTCCGGCGGGCGGTGGGAGCACAGGGCGAGGAAGGCGCGTTCTCCGTCCAGATGGGTCCGCAGGTCCGCCGACGCCATGCGCTCGTAGACCGTCGGCTGAGGCATCAACTGGTCCGTCTTGAGTTCGATCACACCGCCGGCATAGATGACCCCGGCGATCGCGTCGTCGCCATAGGCCGCCAGGTAGTTGGTGATGACCGCAGCGCCCAGTGACCAGCCCACCAGCACCGGCCGATTCGCCCGTGTGGCGCGGATGACGGCATCCAGATCGTCGCCCCAGCGGCGGCCCTCGCGGTACATCTGCGGCGAGGTGGGCATGCCCGATTGGCCGTGGCCGCGCAGGTCGAAGGCGATGAGCCGGAAACGCTGCAGAGCCGGGTCCCGCCACTGGGCGTCCCAGCTGAGCCGACTGCCGAGCAAGCCATGCACGAAGATCACCGTGGGACCCTCCGGATCGCCGGTTTCCTGCACGGCCAGGGTGACGCCGTCCGGCGCCGTCACCACGGAGGAGCGATCCCAGGCGAAGGCGGGCGGGGCGGCCACGGCGAGGAGGAGGACCAGTTGCAGGACGGTGCGTCGCAGGAATCGATAGGCCATGTTCGGGCTCTCAAGAATGGGAAGGCGCGCAGTCTCAACCCTCACACCAGTGTTAGAGTCAAGCGGTCCGAGGCATCGTCGTCACCGTCGTGAGCGCTCTCTCTGCCGCATCCCCTCTGTCCATCGGTGCGCTGGCGCGCGAAACCGGCGTCAGCGTGCGGTCCATCCGCCATTACGACGATCATGGACTTTTGCAGTCCAGTCGCGCCTCCAATGGCTATCGCAGCTTTGCGCCGGTAGCGGTGACCCAGGTCCGGCAGATTCAGCGCTTCATTGCGACCGGGCTCAGTCTGGCGGAGATCCAGGCCTTTCCTGACTGCATGCTGCTGGTGGAAGGCGCGCTCTCCTGCCCGGAAACGACCCCGGCGCAGCGAAAGCGACTGGAGGCCATTGATCGTGAAATCGCCGACCTGGAGCGACGTCGCACCCGCTTGATCCAGTTGCTGTCCGACGGAGCGGCGCCGGGATGACTACAGTCGGAGCCATGAGCAGCAGCCCCTCGCGATCCGGCGCGCGTCTCGCCGGCCATGCCCTCGTGGAGGCCCTGATCGCGCAGGGCGTGACCGATGTCTTCGGCGTCCCCGGCGAGAGCTATCTCGCCGTGCTCGATGGTTTCCATGAACACCGCGATCGCATCCGCTTCATCGCCTGTCGGCATGAGGGCGGCGCGGCCTTCATGGCGGAGGCCGGCGGCAAGCTGACCGGTCGCCCCGGCGTGTGCTTCGTCACCCGCGGACCGGGCGCCACCAACGCCAGCATCGGCCTGCACACCGCCTTTCAGGATTCGACGCCGATGATCCTGTTCATCGGCCAGGTGGCGTCCGATCAGCGCGATCGGGAAGCGTTCCAGGAAGTGGACTATCGCCAGATGTTCGGACCCGGCACCCTGGGCATGGCCAAATGGGTCGGGGAGGTGCAGGACGCCGATCGCCTGCCCGAGTACATCGCCCGCGCCTTCCACACGGCGCAGCAGGGTCGCCCAGGGCCGGTGGTGCTGGTGCTGCCCGAAGACATGCTCACCGCGCCCTGCGCCGCATCCGTGCTGCCTCGCGCGCAACCGGCGGTGGCCTGGCCATCGCCTTCAGACCTGATCGCGCTTCAGGCACGGCTGGAGGCAGCAGAACGCCCCTTGGTGCTGGTGGGTGGCAGCGGGTGGACGCCACAAGCCTGCGCCGCGCTGCAGGCCTTCGCGCATCGGTGGCAGTTGCCGGTGAGCGCCGTCTTCCGGCGCCAGGACCTGTTCGACAACCATGATCCGCACTATGCGGGTGATGTCGGCATCGGCATCAATCCAGCCCTGGCGCAGCGGGTCGCTGAGTCGGATCTGCTGATCGCGCTCGGACCGCGGCTCGATGAGATGACCACCGGCGGCTATACGCTGCTGAAGGCCCCGCGTCCGGCCCAGCCGCTGGTGCACCTCCATGCGGGGGCAGAAGAGCTGGGCCGGGTCTATGCAGCCGATCAATTGATCCAAGCTTCCATGAGCGTCGCAGCGTTGGCCCTGGAAACGCTCCATCCCCCGACGCCCGGTGAGCGACCTTGGGCGGCGTGGACTCGGGCTGCTCGCGCCGACTACGAACGCAATCAGCAGCCAGCGGCGCCGTCGGCGCCATCCGCCGACTTGCGCATGGACATGGCGGCGGTCATCGGCCTGCTGAATCGCCTGCTGCCGGCGGACACCGTCTTCACCAACGGTGCGGGCAACTACAGCGGCTGGCTGCATCGTTTCCATCGCTACACGGCCTTGCACCAGGGCGGACGCACCCAACTGGCGCCGACCAGCGGGGCCATGGGCTATGGGCTGCCTGCGGCCGTCGCGGCGAGTCTGCTTCAGAAGGACCGCTGGACGGTCAACCTCGCCGGCGATGGCGATTTCCTGATGACGAGCCAGGAGATGGCGACCGCCATGGCCCATGGCGCCAGGCGGTTGATCAGCATCGTCGTGGACAACGGCAGCTACGGCACGATCCGCATGCATCAGGAGCGCGAGTATCCAGGGCGCGTCAGCGGCAGTGATCTCCACAATCCCGACTTCGCCGCACTGGCCCGTGCCTATGGCTGGGCCGCGCACAGCGCTGATCGCACCGAGGAAGTCGAAACGGCGCTGCGTGAAGCCCTGCAGTCGGAGTGTCCGACCTTGATCCATCTGAAGCTGCCGGTGGACATCTCCACCAGCCGCACCACCCTCACGCACATTCGCGAGGCCGCCCTGAAGCGACAGGCCGAGCACCGTGCTGGCGGACAATGAGCGCATGTCTGCGACCCCGACCCCCATCCCCTTCGCCCTGCGCGGCGACTACATCGAACTCGACAAGCTGCTCAAGGTCTGCAGCCTGGCCGACAGCGGCGGCGCCGCCCGCCATTTGATCGCCGACGGGCAGGTGCACGTCGATGGTCAGATCGAACTTCGCAAGACCGCCAAGATCCGCGCCGGCCAAGTGGTGGAGTTCGCCGGCCAGCGGATCGAGGTGCAGGCGCCAGACGCCGGTTGAATTCCACTCAGGAGCCTTCCGATGACGACACCTCATGTGTCCCTGCGTTTCTCCACCTGTGACCTCTGCGATTCGCTGAAGGCCGACACCAGCGGCGCGACCCGCTGGCTGCCGGGGCAGCGCTATCGGAGCTACGGCGCCCGTATGCGCTTCGCCGGTCCCATCGCCACCGTGCGCTGCCTGGAGGACAACAGCCGGGTGAAAGCGGCGGTCGAGAGCTTCGGCGGCGGCAAGGTCTTGGTGGTGGACGGTGGCGGCTCGCTGCGGCGGGCGCTGCTGGGGGGCAACCTGGCCGCCAGTGCGGCGAAGAATGGCTGGGCCGGTCTGCTGGTGCATGGCGCAGTGCGCGACCTGGAAGAACTGCGGGCGGCCGATGTCGGCATCTTCGCGCTCGGTCATGTGCCGATGCCGACCGAGCGGCGCGACGAAGGCCTGTCCGATGTGCCGGTCCAGATCGATGGCCAGTGGATTCGCCCCGGCGAATGGCTGTATGCCGATGAGGACGGGGTGGTGATCACCCCGACCGCCGTTCATCCGGTCGGCTGAGCGCGTCGCGCCGTCACCCAGGCGACCAGGTCGGGCGCGGCCTGGGGGCGGGCGAAGAAATAACCTTGCGCCACATCGCAACCCATGTGCTGCAGCAGTTGGCGCTGGCCGTCGGTCTCCACGCCTTCCGCGACCACGGTCATCCCCAGCGCCCGGCCAATGCCGATCACGGCGCTGGCCAGGGCGCGATCGTCCTGGTCCAGTTCCAGATCCCGCACAAAGCTCTTGTCCAGCTTGATCTCGGTCACCGGTAGCCGCTTCAGGTAGCTCAGGCTCGAGTAGCCGGTGCCAAAGTCATCCACCGAGACTCCTACGCCCATCGCATGCAGCTTCTGCAGTTGCTCGCGGGGGCGGCTGTCGTCGTCCAGCATGACCCGCTCGGTGACCTCCAGTGTGAGGTCGCCGGCACTCAGGCCGTGACGAACCAGCAGCGAGCTGGCGTGCGCCGCCACATCATCCTGATGAAATCGCAGCGGCGAGACATTGACCGACATGCTGGGCACGTCCACGCCCTCGGCACGCCAGCGCGCGAGTTGGGCGCAGGCCTGCTCCATCACCCAGGCGTCCAGGGCGCCGATCAGGCCGCTCTCTTCGGCGACCGGGATGAAGCGGTCCGGCGGGATCCAGCCGCGCTGCTCATCCTTCCACCGCAGCAGCGCCTCCACGCCCACCAGTTGGTTCTCTGGCAGGCTGAGCTTGGGCTGGTAGTGCAACTGCAGGGCGTTGCAGGCCAGGGCATGTCGGAGTGCGGTCTCGATCTCCAGCCGCTGGTCCAGCGCCTGGTTCATGGTGTTGAGGAAGTAGCGCGCACAGTCGCGCCCGGCACGCTTGGCCTCATACATTGCGATGTCGGCGTTCTTCAGCAACTGATCCAGGTCGCCGCCGTCGAGCGGATAGGCGCAGACGCCGATGCTGGCGGTCATCGGCAACCGCAGCCGGCCGTTTTCCAGCGTCAGCGGCGCCTGCAGTGCTTCACGCAGCTTGTCGGCAACCTGCAGGCCATCCTCCGCCGTGCAGCCGGGCAGCAGCACCACGAATTCGTCGCCGCCCAGACGGGCCAGGGTGTCGCTGTCACGCAGGGTGCCGAGCAGGCGCTGGGCAATCTGTCGAAGCACTTCGTCGCCGGCGGCATGGCCCAATGAATCATTGACCGTCTTGAAGCGATCCATGTCCAGCAGCAGCAGCGCGGCGGGTTCGCGCGCCCGTGCGGCCAGGAGCAGCATCTGGCCGGCGCGGTCGGTCAGCAGGGTGCGGTTGGGCAGGCCGGTCACGCCGTCGACATAGGCCAGCCGTTCGATTTCGCGCTGATGCGCCTGATGCATGAAGGCGATCTGGCAGAGCTGGGTGCAGGCATCGACCATGCGCCGATGAAACGGCGCCGCCGCGCGCGGCTCCCGGTAATAGAGCGCGAAGGTGGCCACCACCCGGTCATGGGCCAGCACAATGGGGGTCGACCAGCACGCTCGCAAGTCGTGCGCCAGCGCAAGCGAGCGGTAGGGCGCCCACAAGGGGTCGGTGGCGATGTCGGTGACCTCCACCGATTCGTGTCGCCAGGCGGCCGTGCCGCAGGAGCCGGCGCTGGGTCCGATCTGAACACCCTCCAGCGCCGCGCTGTAGCTGGCGGGCAGGCTGGGTGCGGCCAAAGGGTGAATCAGGCCGGCCTCGTCGATGGTGAGCACCGAGCAACTCACCTCCGGCGCCAGGGCCTCCACACAGCGGCACAGCAGGTCCATGACCTCGCGCAAGCTGCGGCCGACCGCCACGGCCTCGAGCACTTCGCGCTGGAGCCGGTCGATGGCGGCGCGCTCTTCGCGGACGTCGGTCCGACACATCATCAAGGCGGACAGGGCCGAGCCTGGCGGGTGGGTCACATGGACGTCCAGCTGAAGCAATTCGCCGTTGTCCTGCCTCAGCCGCAGCGCGTGGGCGGGGGGGCTGTACGCCTCGGCGTCCCGGTCGACGGCGGTGGCTGCTGGCGCGGTCTCAGAGGGGGGCGCCGGAGTGGTCGCCTTGGTGGTGCTGAGGGGCGGTTCAGCCGAAGGGGGCGCCGCAGACGCTGAAGTTGCTGAGGTTGCTGGCGCTGCTGACTCCGCTGACGCTGCTGACGCTGCTGACTCCGCTGACTCCGCTGACTCCGCTGAGGTGGCTGGAGCGGCTGGAGTGGCTGGAGCCGGCGAGGTCGCTGATGTCGGCGAGGGCAGCGAGGATCCTGATGTCGCCCATGACGCTGAGGGTGCGCCGGCCAGCAACTGGGCCAGCCGCGCCGGTGTCAGTTGCTCGCAGCAGTCGAACAGCGAGTCGGCGTTGGTCCAACGCCGAAAGCGTTCGTTGGGGAATCGGACGTGGCCTTGGTCATCGGTCCAGACCAGACCGATGTCCGCCTGCGCCAGAAGCGCTGCCATGGTGGCGGCGTCCGGCATCGTCTCATGCGGCTCGGGCATCGCATCTCCCTGTGATGGTAACCAGCATCGCAGGGAAGCGCGGACGCTACAAGGGGGCGAGACTCCCCGGAATCTGGGAGACCCGCCAGGCAGAGGCCTTCAGCTCGGCTCCCGAGGGGCGCTCAATCTGGTGTGCAATCCGGCATGCGACCCACCAGCAGTCCACTGGTGGTGAAGTACTGGCCGCCGCCCAGGTGATGCAGCGCGCGCCGGCCCTCGGGCAGATCCAGCCA
The Roseateles amylovorans genome window above contains:
- a CDS encoding cbb3-type cytochrome c oxidase subunit I gives rise to the protein MSTVNILLSTFVLSVMALVVFIWTQRSGLFDRSAQGSTVIFAPGEIGSAEDPAAGRVPPALSAALDQRARADASSAPLVFLFLVCAFVWLLVASVAGLTASIKLHAPDWLTAQPWLTFGRIRTIHLNAVAYGWAPMAGLGIALFTLPRLLKTELVGTRYAVVGAALWNVGLIAGLVAIGAGDSDGQEWLEIPWSIDLLFVVGGALVGVPLVLTLLQRRVAHLYVSVWYMGCALFWFPVLFVVGNLPGLHRGVEQAATNWWFGHNVLGLFYTPLALGAVYYFLPKVIGRPVQSYNLSLLGFWGLAFFYGQVGGHHLIGGPVPGWLVTLSIVQSVMMVVPVAAFTINQFQTLKGHLGALVHSPTLRFIGFGGLMYTASSVQGSLEALRSVNAVTHFTHFTVAHAHLGLYGFVTMVFFGAIYFITPRITGREWPSQRLIVAHFWLSAVGLGLYFVSLTIGGWLQGRAMLDASRPFMDSVLLTLPYLKARSVGGALMGLGHLVFAVHFAMLLAGRRQVHSRPTLLQTS
- a CDS encoding MerR family transcriptional regulator; this encodes MSALSAASPLSIGALARETGVSVRSIRHYDDHGLLQSSRASNGYRSFAPVAVTQVRQIQRFIATGLSLAEIQAFPDCMLLVEGALSCPETTPAQRKRLEAIDREIADLERRRTRLIQLLSDGAAPG
- a CDS encoding RNA-binding S4 domain-containing protein — its product is MSATPTPIPFALRGDYIELDKLLKVCSLADSGGAARHLIADGQVHVDGQIELRKTAKIRAGQVVEFAGQRIEVQAPDAG
- a CDS encoding c-type cytochrome codes for the protein MTPEPPISDPQRREHPDPHEGTTPVPKALLMAVALLVAFCIAYIAASDIETPAAWGDGRHAADLGGVSATIAGTVDGAAVFASRCAACHQAQGQGLPGVFPPLAGSEWVKGKDSTTAAIVLHGVTGPLSVMGQTYNGAMPAFGELLSDAEIAAVLTHVRTHWGNQAAAVTAETVALARAAHRGRTAPFGSQDLPPLE
- a CDS encoding SCO family protein, whose product is MDLLDAAGRPMQLPAHGTGQVWLVDFIYTDCAAVCQSLGAAFYQAQQQIVSEGAGVRLLSVSIDPVRDTPAALSAYARRHGADARIWTLAAPVSVDEGRRSRRSLGVVAVADGFGGFAHNGAIHVVDRHGRVVGIYDTADWMRALAQARALEGDR
- a CDS encoding alpha/beta fold hydrolase, with the protein product MAYRFLRRTVLQLVLLLAVAAPPAFAWDRSSVVTAPDGVTLAVQETGDPEGPTVIFVHGLLGSRLSWDAQWRDPALQRFRLIAFDLRGHGQSGMPTSPQMYREGRRWGDDLDAVIRATRANRPVLVGWSLGAAVITNYLAAYGDDAIAGVIYAGGVIELKTDQLMPQPTVYERMASADLRTHLDGERAFLALCSHRPPDADTFQRMIAAAAMASNVMQNAVHGMNVEADKGLRALRKPILHVYGAHDALVRPEASFARAAALAPQGVLRLYPEAGHAPFAEDPARFDKDLATFIEAATR
- the rraA gene encoding ribonuclease E activity regulator RraA, producing the protein MTTPHVSLRFSTCDLCDSLKADTSGATRWLPGQRYRSYGARMRFAGPIATVRCLEDNSRVKAAVESFGGGKVLVVDGGGSLRRALLGGNLAASAAKNGWAGLLVHGAVRDLEELRAADVGIFALGHVPMPTERRDEGLSDVPVQIDGQWIRPGEWLYADEDGVVITPTAVHPVG
- a CDS encoding putative bifunctional diguanylate cyclase/phosphodiesterase, whose translation is MLQLDVHVTHPPGSALSALMMCRTDVREERAAIDRLQREVLEAVAVGRSLREVMDLLCRCVEALAPEVSCSVLTIDEAGLIHPLAAPSLPASYSAALEGVQIGPSAGSCGTAAWRHESVEVTDIATDPLWAPYRSLALAHDLRACWSTPIVLAHDRVVATFALYYREPRAAAPFHRRMVDACTQLCQIAFMHQAHQREIERLAYVDGVTGLPNRTLLTDRAGQMLLLAARAREPAALLLLDMDRFKTVNDSLGHAAGDEVLRQIAQRLLGTLRDSDTLARLGGDEFVVLLPGCTAEDGLQVADKLREALQAPLTLENGRLRLPMTASIGVCAYPLDGGDLDQLLKNADIAMYEAKRAGRDCARYFLNTMNQALDQRLEIETALRHALACNALQLHYQPKLSLPENQLVGVEALLRWKDEQRGWIPPDRFIPVAEESGLIGALDAWVMEQACAQLARWRAEGVDVPSMSVNVSPLRFHQDDVAAHASSLLVRHGLSAGDLTLEVTERVMLDDDSRPREQLQKLHAMGVGVSVDDFGTGYSSLSYLKRLPVTEIKLDKSFVRDLELDQDDRALASAVIGIGRALGMTVVAEGVETDGQRQLLQHMGCDVAQGYFFARPQAAPDLVAWVTARRAQPTG
- a CDS encoding thiamine pyrophosphate-binding protein produces the protein MSSSPSRSGARLAGHALVEALIAQGVTDVFGVPGESYLAVLDGFHEHRDRIRFIACRHEGGAAFMAEAGGKLTGRPGVCFVTRGPGATNASIGLHTAFQDSTPMILFIGQVASDQRDREAFQEVDYRQMFGPGTLGMAKWVGEVQDADRLPEYIARAFHTAQQGRPGPVVLVLPEDMLTAPCAASVLPRAQPAVAWPSPSDLIALQARLEAAERPLVLVGGSGWTPQACAALQAFAHRWQLPVSAVFRRQDLFDNHDPHYAGDVGIGINPALAQRVAESDLLIALGPRLDEMTTGGYTLLKAPRPAQPLVHLHAGAEELGRVYAADQLIQASMSVAALALETLHPPTPGERPWAAWTRAARADYERNQQPAAPSAPSADLRMDMAAVIGLLNRLLPADTVFTNGAGNYSGWLHRFHRYTALHQGGRTQLAPTSGAMGYGLPAAVAASLLQKDRWTVNLAGDGDFLMTSQEMATAMAHGARRLISIVVDNGSYGTIRMHQEREYPGRVSGSDLHNPDFAALARAYGWAAHSADRTEEVETALREALQSECPTLIHLKLPVDISTSRTTLTHIREAALKRQAEHRAGGQ
- a CDS encoding cbb3-type cytochrome c oxidase subunit II; the protein is MQNETRLLAGGMVMLSIATSLLVVLPYMTVGQVPAPTALKPYTAAELRGRQVYIANGCVSCHSQQPRARSLAPDAARGWGRASVAADYAYDTPHLLGTMRTGPDLFNIGARQSSEAWHLGHLYQPRAYVPGSVMPSYPFLFQLKDQLRPGDHEVPLPPGQAPAGKHVVASGEALDLVAYLKSLDHTYPAADTVSAAAAR